The following proteins are encoded in a genomic region of Peromyscus eremicus chromosome 14, PerEre_H2_v1, whole genome shotgun sequence:
- the C14H14orf180 gene encoding nutritionally-regulated adipose and cardiac enriched protein homolog, with product MRSAAQVLRPDSHPRTRQPTRENEGATWGSQPPRTERGGDRKCPPSILRPRRQECGCYGAEPQRTSRHVRFREPLEVAVHYIARKDTTAAVKVPSRPASRGGSLLQPASCSGSLFLWLTLCVLLGVVLGLYCGQAHRVTVALEDLWGWLLLLVLRLWHVVLACWHCLLRL from the exons ATGAGGTCTGCAGCTCAAGTCTTGCGCCCTGATTCCCACCCGCGGACACGCCAACCAACCAGAGAGAATGAGGGGGCCACGTGGGGCTCACAACCTCCCCGGACTGAGAGG GGTGGTGACAGGAAGTGCCCTCCCTCTATCCTGAGACCCAGACGGCAGGAATGTGGGTGCTATGGGGCTGAGCCACAGAGAACTTCAAGGCACGTGCGGTTCCGAGAGCCCTTGGAGGTGGCTGTCCACT ACATTGCCCGCAAGGACACCACAGCTGCCGTCAAGG TGCCCAGCCGACCAGCTTCCCGCGGTGGCTCTCTACTGCAGCCAGCGTCCTGCAGTGGCTCCCTATTCCTGTGGCTGACTCTGTGTGTTCTGCTTGGAGTGGTGTTAGGCCTGTACTGTGGCCAGGCCCATCGTGTCACAGTAGCCCTGGAGGACCTCTGGGGctggctcctcctcctcgtcTTGCGCCTGTGGCATGTAGTCCTTGCCTGTTGGCACTGCCTCCTGCGGCTCTGA